From Phycisphaerae bacterium, one genomic window encodes:
- the tig gene encoding trigger factor → MAKETKPTETETKDEIKNAVSIADAGPCKKKISVEIPAEKITKVLDEQYDQFRRDALVPGFRKGRAPRRLLEKRFGKDVTEQVKLKLLAEASEAAIKDNNLESLGEPNIEHEKVELPATGPMKFEFEIEVRPAIDLPVLEGIPVEKPKLEVTKDSIDSEILELQKRLGTWKPKDGKIAVDDQIIADVVLKPEGGETEKIANSEIHVHPRGFVGKVVVEDLDKLLVGAKSGDVKTTTTEVPATFFDEKYRGKKVEVEIKISDVKQLIPIELNEDFFKRIGIANEEELRNTLTRRNEQNLERQARDAMRQEIRNYLNEKVSFDLPMDIVADQSRSILQRQYTRLLLQGLKAEDVQTQMEELKASSQEQAQEQLRAFFVMDTVAKKLGIEATEEEINGYIAQAAMYRQVRPEKLREQMSRDGSLAEAALEIREIKCLDKILESAKVTEVAPEKLAAKHKKAEIKPVKKAAEKKEPEKTEKAEKHEPKKAEKKTEKPEKKVEHKKAERPVRKPPTKKK, encoded by the coding sequence ATGGCAAAAGAAACGAAACCAACCGAGACCGAAACAAAAGACGAAATTAAGAACGCAGTCAGTATCGCTGATGCAGGTCCGTGCAAAAAGAAAATCAGCGTTGAGATACCAGCCGAGAAAATCACCAAAGTTCTCGATGAGCAGTACGACCAGTTCAGGCGTGACGCTCTTGTGCCGGGCTTTAGAAAAGGAAGGGCGCCGCGAAGGCTGCTCGAAAAACGGTTCGGCAAAGACGTAACAGAGCAGGTAAAGCTTAAACTCCTTGCCGAGGCCAGTGAAGCCGCGATAAAGGATAATAATCTCGAATCGCTCGGCGAGCCGAATATCGAACATGAAAAAGTAGAACTGCCCGCCACCGGCCCGATGAAATTCGAATTTGAAATCGAAGTAAGGCCCGCAATCGACCTGCCGGTCCTTGAAGGCATACCGGTTGAAAAACCAAAACTCGAAGTTACGAAAGATTCGATTGACAGCGAAATACTCGAACTTCAGAAGAGACTGGGAACATGGAAGCCGAAAGACGGCAAAATCGCCGTTGACGACCAGATTATCGCTGACGTCGTTTTAAAGCCCGAAGGCGGCGAAACAGAAAAAATCGCAAATTCCGAAATTCACGTCCATCCGCGCGGCTTTGTCGGCAAAGTGGTTGTCGAAGATTTGGATAAACTTCTCGTCGGCGCAAAGTCAGGCGATGTAAAAACCACAACTACGGAAGTGCCCGCGACATTCTTCGATGAAAAGTACCGCGGCAAAAAAGTAGAAGTCGAAATTAAAATCAGCGATGTAAAACAGCTTATCCCCATCGAACTGAATGAGGATTTCTTCAAGAGAATAGGCATAGCCAATGAAGAAGAGCTTAGAAATACTCTGACCAGGAGAAACGAACAGAATCTCGAAAGACAGGCTCGCGATGCGATGCGTCAGGAAATCCGCAACTATCTGAACGAAAAGGTAAGTTTCGACCTGCCGATGGATATCGTCGCCGACCAGTCAAGAAGCATCCTGCAGAGACAATATACGAGATTGCTGCTTCAGGGCTTAAAGGCCGAAGATGTTCAAACGCAGATGGAAGAATTAAAAGCCTCAAGCCAGGAGCAGGCACAGGAACAGCTCAGGGCATTCTTTGTAATGGATACCGTAGCCAAGAAGCTCGGCATCGAAGCGACCGAAGAGGAAATCAACGGCTATATCGCACAGGCCGCGATGTACAGACAGGTTCGGCCGGAAAAGCTGCGTGAGCAGATGTCGCGCGACGGCTCGCTTGCCGAAGCGGCGCTGGAAATCAGGGAAATCAAATGCCTCGACAAGATTCTCGAATCGGCAAAGGTTACCGAAGTCGCACCGGAAAAATTAGCCGCAAAACACAAAAAAGCGGAAATCAAGCCAGTTAAAAAAGCCGCTGAGAAAAAAGAGCCTGAGAAAACTGAAAAGGCTGAAAAGCACGAGCCGAAAAAAGCGGAAAAGAAAACCGAAAAGCCCGAAAAGAAAGTAGAGCATAAAAAGGCTGAAAGACCGGTTCGCAAACCACCGACAAAGAAAAAGTAA
- a CDS encoding DUF2971 domain-containing protein has product MEPSPKILYKYRPLSGNNFKFTHNIFINNELYFSHPDQFNDPFDCKIPPNLKNVTKEQMLKYIENINSEKFAKVGIDLVKAKQFINNKPISELRVYFSDKFKSYLNMGVLSLSELEPCNKKNVGLAILMWSHYTDSHQGICIGFDYNKLLFGFNNNPCIPDNVKYPPANEYNWNPFTNNEKEITDKIFFTKASCWEYEQEWRVVLPEKPRTLQKFNPDALVSVHLGCKIGKDKETVINWCLQRNLKPKIYETKINELSYLLKEYEIVY; this is encoded by the coding sequence ATGGAACCTTCACCGAAAATACTTTACAAATACAGACCACTTTCCGGAAACAACTTCAAATTTACCCATAATATATTTATAAATAACGAACTATATTTTTCCCATCCAGACCAATTCAATGACCCGTTTGATTGTAAAATTCCTCCCAACTTAAAGAACGTCACCAAAGAGCAAATGTTAAAATACATTGAAAATATCAATTCTGAAAAGTTTGCAAAGGTTGGAATCGATTTAGTGAAAGCTAAACAATTTATTAATAACAAGCCCATATCAGAGCTTAGGGTCTATTTTAGTGACAAGTTTAAAAGCTATCTAAATATGGGGGTATTGTCTCTCTCCGAACTGGAACCATGTAATAAAAAAAATGTCGGGTTGGCTATTTTGATGTGGTCGCATTATACAGATTCCCATCAAGGAATTTGCATAGGTTTCGATTACAATAAATTACTTTTTGGTTTTAATAACAACCCCTGTATTCCTGATAACGTCAAATACCCTCCGGCTAATGAATACAACTGGAATCCTTTTACTAATAATGAAAAAGAAATAACTGACAAAATATTTTTCACTAAAGCATCATGCTGGGAATATGAGCAGGAATGGAGAGTTGTACTGCCTGAAAAACCAAGGACTTTGCAAAAGTTTAATCCTGATGCATTGGTTTCGGTACATCTTGGCTGTAAAATTGGAAAAGACAAAGAAACTGTCATAAATTGGTGCTTACAGAGAAATCTGAAACCAAAGATATACGAAACAAAAATCAATGAATTATCTTATTTGTTGAAAGAATATGAAATTGTATATTAA
- a CDS encoding nucleotidyltransferase domain-containing protein, which translates to MDKKIIKIARLYAQKVRDYMPVDMVILYGSHAKGTATKSSDIDIAVVVDKFKGDYLQVSADLFGLVRDVNIQIEPVLLCRSMDKSGFLESVVKHGKIVYKAIA; encoded by the coding sequence GTGGACAAAAAAATTATTAAAATAGCCCGGCTTTACGCCCAAAAAGTCAGGGATTATATGCCGGTTGATATGGTTATCCTTTATGGTTCCCATGCAAAAGGCACAGCCACAAAGTCCAGCGATATTGATATCGCGGTGGTGGTCGATAAGTTCAAAGGGGATTATCTGCAGGTAAGTGCGGATTTATTTGGTCTTGTCCGTGATGTGAATATTCAGATTGAACCGGTTTTGCTTTGCCGTTCAATGGATAAAAGCGGATTTCTCGAAAGCGTTGTCAAACACGGCAAAATTGTTTATAAAGCCATCGCATAA
- a CDS encoding HEPN domain-containing protein has protein sequence MNAQKKIEYWMDTAHYDLVSAKAMLDKKRYLYVGFLCHQVVEKTLKAYYWHSQKKEPPYIHNLIVLSEKSEFVTKADESHFILFNQLMPLNIQARYPEDKQLLLKSLNSKKCTELYKSTKGFYTWTKKLLK, from the coding sequence ATGAATGCGCAGAAAAAAATTGAATATTGGATGGATACCGCACATTACGACTTGGTCAGCGCAAAAGCTATGCTGGACAAGAAGAGATATTTATATGTTGGTTTCTTGTGTCATCAGGTAGTTGAAAAGACGCTTAAGGCGTATTACTGGCACAGTCAAAAAAAGGAACCGCCTTATATTCATAATTTAATTGTTCTTTCGGAAAAAAGTGAGTTCGTAACAAAAGCCGATGAAAGCCATTTCATTCTTTTTAATCAACTTATGCCTCTTAATATTCAGGCTCGTTATCCTGAGGATAAACAGCTTTTGTTAAAATCTTTGAATAGTAAAAAATGTACAGAATTGTATAAAAGCACAAAAGGATTTTACACGTGGACAAAAAAATTATTAAAATAG
- a CDS encoding AP2 domain-containing protein encodes MPKLYLHIPPIPYFLPTFIMRIGVWILLRHRIKKYGFAFRRIKLTSGKSIGTKPAETKYAIVDAEDYEKLNCYNWQCLTSRSTFYAVRLRLNNEKAKIMRMHREIMQAPKGMVVDHIDHDGLNNCKSNLRIATPSENRRNSRKAKGTSSKFKGVCWHKSNKKWSVGININGRRKHLGSFDNEAEAAKTYDKAVKKYHGEFAVLNFEETDH; translated from the coding sequence ATGCCTAAACTTTATCTGCACATTCCGCCAATACCATATTTTCTGCCGACGTTTATTATGCGCATCGGCGTGTGGATTTTGCTGCGCCACAGGATAAAAAAATATGGTTTCGCATTTCGCAGGATTAAACTTACCAGCGGCAAATCCATCGGGACAAAGCCCGCCGAGACCAAGTATGCAATTGTTGACGCGGAGGACTATGAAAAACTAAATTGCTATAATTGGCAGTGCTTAACGAGCAGAAGTACGTTTTATGCAGTGCGGCTTCGATTGAATAATGAAAAAGCAAAGATTATGCGTATGCACAGAGAAATAATGCAGGCACCGAAAGGAATGGTTGTTGACCATATTGACCACGATGGGTTGAATAACTGCAAATCAAATTTAAGAATTGCAACTCCTTCTGAAAACCGCAGAAACAGCAGGAAGGCGAAGGGCACAAGTTCAAAATTCAAAGGGGTATGCTGGCATAAAAGTAATAAGAAATGGAGTGTCGGGATAAATATAAACGGTCGCCGAAAACATCTCGGCTCTTTTGATAACGAAGCAGAAGCTGCAAAAACATACGATAAAGCGGTAAAAAAATATCATGGAGAGTTTGCGGTGCTGAATTTTGAAGAAACTGACCACTAA